From Synchiropus splendidus isolate RoL2022-P1 chromosome 10, RoL_Sspl_1.0, whole genome shotgun sequence, the proteins below share one genomic window:
- the LOC128766333 gene encoding uncharacterized protein LOC128766333 yields MLYRLSYPGSDTQPGSLAQKRFSAQVCTLTTVGMDFLAHSFAKTSNKDKIEELQSAVDQGNWKLKHLQERRRRTQEELNEISKETKQRVNLILDKMEVVDVLQQLGLLLQEEKDLAVQLNIQSCHKNTDLLERNEQVVNKVKSLTAEIAEVKQQLTKAKDVSVAATPSLKEDAVNWLLTTIHELTTVAVNIRPGQMNWSIQSENFTNNVTFQLNQNVCNFALLTTISETPSLRGCLSALTKTS; encoded by the exons atgctctaccgactgagctatccgGGCTCTGACACTCAGCCTGGAAGTTTGGCTCAAAAGCGTTTCTCAGCGCAAGTCTGCACTCTCACGACCGTGGGTATGGATTTTCTTGCACACTCATTCGCAAAAACATCGAACAAG GACAAAATCGAAGAACTTCAGTCAGCTGTGGACCAAGGCAACTGGAAACTAAAACATCTACAGGAGCGAAGACGACGAACGCAAGAGGAACTAAATGAAAT ATCAAAGGAAACCAAGCAGAGGGTGAATCTGATCTTGGACAAAATGGAAGTTGTTGATGTCTTGCAGCAACTGGGTCTTCTGCTACAAGAGGAAAAAGATCTTGCCGTCCAGCTGAACATCCAGAGTTGTCATAAGAA TACTGATTTGCTCGAACGCAATGAGCAAGTTGTAAACAAGGTGAAAAGTCTAACAGCTGAAATTGCTGAGGTCAAACAGCAGCTGACCAAGGCGAAGGACGTTTCTGTGGCTG caACACCTTCACTGAAGGAAGATGCTGTCAAC TGGCTGTTGACTACAATCCATGAGTTAACTACAGTTGCAGTTAACATCAGACCTGGTCAGATGAACTGGTCCATCCAGTCTGAAAATTTCACCAACAATGTAACATTTCAACTCAATCAAAATGTATGTAATTTTGCTTTGTTGACGACCATCAGTGAAACTCCCAGCCTGCGGGGGTGTTTATCAGCTCTCACTAAAACTAGTTGA
- the LOC128766332 gene encoding hatching enzyme 1.2 isoform X1 produces the protein MEQIILACVLLTCLSTAQTQKLVFAPKWAPRGTLRAYKENEEQTALTVMDEIIKTNSMQASQIVEGTATLREGDIAVSTGRRAKVCFARSCLWNKSVDGHVYIAYNIASAYSEMDKKIIKKGMENIEKGTCVRFVPRTHQRDFIDIQPKSGCWSYLGSRGGKQTVSLRNPDCLKVGVISHELMHTLGFVHEQSRLDRDNYVTVLWPNIWRDRIRNFEKFKTNTLDLPYDYGSIMHFGMYAYSEDGEPTIVPKNNKNVKLGQATTLSPVDKMKINKLYNCG, from the exons ATGGAGCAGATTATCCTTGCGTGCGTGCTTCTCACCTGCCTCTCCACTGCACAAACTCAG AAGCTTGTGTTTGCTCCAAAATGGGCTCCAAGAGGGACCCTGAGAGCATATAAAG AGAATGAAGAGCAAACAGCTCTGACTGTCATGGATGaaattataaaaacaaacagcatgCAAG CATCCCAGATTGTAGAGGGTACTGCCACTCTCCGAGAGGGAGACATTGCCGTGTCCACTGGAAGGCGTGCCAAAGTCTGCTTCGCTCGCAGCTGCCTGTGGAACAAGTCTGTGGACGGACATGTCTATATAGCCTACAACATAGCCTCCGCCTACT CTGAGATGGACAAAAAGATCATCAAGAAAGGGATGGAAAACATCGAGAAAGGCACCTGTGTCAGATTTGTCCCCCGGACTCACCAGCGGGACTTCATCGACATCCAACCCAAATCAGG GTGCTGGTCTTACCTGGGATCCCGTGGAGGCAAGCAGACGGTGTCGCTGCGCAATCCCGACTGCCTCAAGGTCGGGGTGATTTCCCACGAGCTCATGCACACGCTGGGGTTTGTCCACGAGCAGTCCCGTCTTGACAGAGACAACTATGTCACCGTTCTGTGGCCCAACATCTGGCGAG ATCGTATCAGGAACTTTGAGAAATTCAAGACCAACACTCTTGACCTGCCCTATGATTACGGTTCCATCATGCACTTTGGAAT GTACGCCTACTCTGAGGACGGCGAGCCGACCATTGTTCCTAAAAACAACAAGAATGTGAAGCTGGGTCAAGCGACGACGCTCAGCCCGGTTGATAAGATGAAAATCAACAAGCTTTATAACTGTGGTTAG
- the LOC128766332 gene encoding hatching enzyme 1.2 isoform X2 — translation MDEIIKTNSMQASQIVEGTATLREGDIAVSTGRRAKVCFARSCLWNKSVDGHVYIAYNIASAYSEMDKKIIKKGMENIEKGTCVRFVPRTHQRDFIDIQPKSGCWSYLGSRGGKQTVSLRNPDCLKVGVISHELMHTLGFVHEQSRLDRDNYVTVLWPNIWRDRIRNFEKFKTNTLDLPYDYGSIMHFGMYAYSEDGEPTIVPKNNKNVKLGQATTLSPVDKMKINKLYNCG, via the exons ATGGATGaaattataaaaacaaacagcatgCAAG CATCCCAGATTGTAGAGGGTACTGCCACTCTCCGAGAGGGAGACATTGCCGTGTCCACTGGAAGGCGTGCCAAAGTCTGCTTCGCTCGCAGCTGCCTGTGGAACAAGTCTGTGGACGGACATGTCTATATAGCCTACAACATAGCCTCCGCCTACT CTGAGATGGACAAAAAGATCATCAAGAAAGGGATGGAAAACATCGAGAAAGGCACCTGTGTCAGATTTGTCCCCCGGACTCACCAGCGGGACTTCATCGACATCCAACCCAAATCAGG GTGCTGGTCTTACCTGGGATCCCGTGGAGGCAAGCAGACGGTGTCGCTGCGCAATCCCGACTGCCTCAAGGTCGGGGTGATTTCCCACGAGCTCATGCACACGCTGGGGTTTGTCCACGAGCAGTCCCGTCTTGACAGAGACAACTATGTCACCGTTCTGTGGCCCAACATCTGGCGAG ATCGTATCAGGAACTTTGAGAAATTCAAGACCAACACTCTTGACCTGCCCTATGATTACGGTTCCATCATGCACTTTGGAAT GTACGCCTACTCTGAGGACGGCGAGCCGACCATTGTTCCTAAAAACAACAAGAATGTGAAGCTGGGTCAAGCGACGACGCTCAGCCCGGTTGATAAGATGAAAATCAACAAGCTTTATAACTGTGGTTAG
- the hce2l1 gene encoding high choriolytic enzyme 2, producing the protein MQPRMIGLVVLFGFFTYSLAVPVQNSTAEGKVRLKRKFSEELTDLDEANAMDQILAVNSNLKAPRGVSIRDGDIASTYPHSAITCPGNTCLWPKSVDGFVYVPYIISPLYDDMDRITIETGMEDIAAGTCIRFVPRTHESNFLDIQPRYGCWSFLGQTGGSQTLSLQTPGCMWSGVAAHEFMHALGFVHEQSRSDRDLHVTIVWKNIMADRIHNFRKHATNNLNSPYDYSSIMHYGRYAFSEDGGPTIIPKPDPYIPIGQRDGPSALDLHKINVLYSCGAYN; encoded by the exons ATGCAGCCCAGAATGATCGGCCTTGTGGTCTTGTTTGGGTTCTTCACTTACAGCCTGGCTGTACCTGTGCAG AACTCCACCGCTGAAGGGAAAGTGAGGCTGAAGAGGAAATTCTCAG AAGAGCTGACAGACCTGGATGAAGCCAACGCGATGGACCAAATCCTCGCGGTGAACAGCA ATCTGAAAGCTCCTCGGGGCGTGTCGATCAGAGATGGAGATATTGCCAGCACATATCCGCACAGCGCGATCACGTGCCCTGGAAACACCTGTCTGTGGCCCAAGTCAGTGGATGGATTTGTTTACGTCCCCTACATCATCTCTCCGTTGTACG ATGACATGGACAGAATCACGATAGAAACTGGAATGGAGGACATTGCAGCCGGAACTTGTATTCGATTTGTTCCTCGCACGCACGAGAGCAACTTCCTTGACATACAGCCGAGATACGG CTGCTGGTCCTTCCTGGGGCAAACAGGAGGCAGTCAGACGCTGTCTCTGCAGACCCCGGGGTGCATGTGGTCAGGGGTGGCTGCGCACGAGTTCATGCACGCGCTGGGCTTTGTGCACGAGCAGTCCCGCTCCGACAGAGATCTCCACGTCACTATTGTGTGGAAGAACAtcatggcag ATCGCATCCACAATTTTAGGAAACATGCTACGAACAACCTGAACAGCCCGTATGACTACAGCTCCATAATGCACTATGGAAG GTACGCCTTCTCAGAGGACGGCGGACCCACTATCATCCCAAAACCAGACCCATACATCCCCATTGGCCAAAGAGATGGGCCGAGTGCTTTGGAtcttcacaaaataaatgttctaTACAGCTGTG GTGCCTATAACTGA